From one Acidobacteriota bacterium genomic stretch:
- a CDS encoding outer membrane lipoprotein-sorting protein → MRSTPRFLATFSLASLAFFGAYTLLSAQMGAGLTPLGGERAANADGSIPAWDGGITKPPAGYSVGRHYVDPYAADKPQFTITQQNMGQYASKLSDGHQAMLKAYNTFRMNVYPTRRSASAPQRIYDATARNIGRAKLVNNGNGVEGAIGGPAFPMPKTGVEVIWNHLLRYRGDMARRWVMQATPTRGGQYTPVQFDEETLFLYSLPNMTADALSNRILYFKQTVTAPARLAGGILLVHETLDQVRKPRDAWLYNPGQRRVRRAPQVAYDNPGTAADNMRTSDQLDMFNGAPDRYDWKLVGKREIYVPYNSYKLQDPNVKYRDIVTPLHLNPDHLRYELHRVWVVEATLRPGERHIYKKRVFYVDEDSWQILIVDQYDNRDQLWRVSEGHAMNFYNVPTTWTAAEAHIDLQAGRYVVMGLFSESRVHDFNVKLVDANFTPDALRQEGVR, encoded by the coding sequence ATGCGCAGCACGCCACGGTTTCTAGCGACCTTCTCCCTGGCTTCGCTGGCCTTCTTCGGGGCCTACACGCTGCTCTCGGCGCAGATGGGCGCCGGCCTGACGCCGCTCGGCGGCGAGCGGGCCGCGAATGCCGACGGCTCGATTCCCGCGTGGGACGGGGGGATCACCAAGCCCCCGGCGGGCTACTCGGTGGGCCGCCACTACGTCGATCCCTACGCGGCCGACAAGCCCCAGTTCACGATCACCCAGCAGAACATGGGGCAGTACGCGTCGAAGCTCTCCGACGGCCACCAGGCCATGCTGAAGGCCTACAACACGTTCAGGATGAACGTGTATCCGACCCGCCGCAGCGCGTCGGCCCCGCAGCGCATCTACGACGCCACGGCCCGGAACATCGGGCGGGCGAAGCTCGTGAACAACGGCAACGGCGTCGAGGGGGCCATCGGCGGTCCGGCGTTCCCGATGCCGAAGACGGGCGTCGAGGTGATCTGGAACCACCTGCTGCGTTACCGGGGCGACATGGCCCGCCGGTGGGTGATGCAGGCGACGCCGACGCGCGGCGGCCAGTACACCCCGGTGCAGTTCGACGAGGAGACGCTGTTCCTGTACAGCCTGCCGAACATGACGGCGGACGCGCTGAGCAACCGGATCCTCTACTTCAAGCAGACGGTGACCGCGCCGGCGCGGCTCGCGGGCGGCATCCTGCTCGTGCACGAGACGCTCGACCAGGTGAGGAAGCCGCGCGACGCGTGGCTCTACAACCCGGGCCAGCGCCGGGTGCGCCGCGCGCCGCAGGTCGCCTACGACAACCCGGGCACCGCCGCCGACAACATGCGCACGAGCGACCAGCTCGACATGTTCAACGGCGCGCCCGACCGGTACGACTGGAAGCTCGTCGGCAAGCGCGAGATCTACGTCCCGTACAACAGCTACAAGCTGCAGGACCCGAACGTGAAGTACCGGGACATCGTGACCCCGCTGCACCTCAACCCCGATCACCTGCGCTACGAGCTGCACCGCGTGTGGGTGGTCGAGGCGACGCTGCGGCCGGGCGAGCGGCACATCTACAAGAAGCGGGTGTTCTACGTCGACGAGGACAGCTGGCAGATCCTGATCGTCGATCAGTACGACAACCGCGACCAGTTGTGGCGCGTGTCCGAGGGGCACGCCATGAACTTCTACAACGTGCCGACGACCTGGACGGCCGCCGAGGCGCACATCGACCTCCAGGCCGGACGGTACGTCGTCATGGGGCTCTTCTCGGAGAGCCGGGTGCACGACTTCAACGTCAAGCTCGTCGACGCCAACTTCACGCCTGACGCCCTGCGCCAGGAAGGCGTGCGGTAA